The Acidimicrobiia bacterium DNA window TGTTCACGAAGAAGTCGACAACGAACCGTTCCCCGACGACGAGCGGGGCGAGCCGCTCGAACTCGGCGAGCGAGAAGTGCGGAGTGCCGACACTCACCGCGGCGAGCGGTCCTTCGGTGGCGGTCGACAGATCGTTTCGCGCCTCCCGCAGCATTGCCAGGTCGATGTCGACCTCGAGTTTCGGGGTTCCACCACCGAGGGCGGCATCGAGCGTGGGAGCTTCGGGCGTGCGACCGACGGCATGGAACATCGCCACTCCGCCCGATGAGGCGGCGGCGGCTCCGAGAGCCTTCAACCCGTCCTCGGGGGCGTCGGAGGGGAGGCCGACGATCGCGGGCAGCAGGCTCCCCGTCATTCGTCCCACCAGGTGGCCGAGGATCGGATAGAGCAATTCGCTGTCGCAGACGCGTTCGGGAAGCGCCGCGATGCGGAAGACCGCCTCCGCCCTGCGGTGCTCGTCGAGGTGGAGACCCGCTTCCGGCACCCGGCCGGTGATGGCGGCGCAGATGTCGATGAAGTCGCCATACCGATCGGTGCGCGCCCCGAGCACCGAGTTGGCGAAGACGATCGCGTTCGACTCCGCCCAAGCGATGTGCTCGCCCTGCGCCGGACGGGTCGACTGATAGGGGGCGCAGGTGAAGGTCGGTCTGCCCCCCATCGATACATAGACCCGCATCAGGCGCCGACCGCGTTCGGCGAGCAACCCGTCCCCTCTGAACAATGCGGGGTGCAGCAGGTCCAGCGAGGAAACGTTGAGCGTGGTGGGAACCACTACCCGGCCGCCGCTCGCCGAGAGTCGTTCGGCGAAGTCGAGCCCTGCCTCGCCGTGATACAGGCACGAGTCGATGTGGGCA harbors:
- a CDS encoding aconitase X catalytic domain-containing protein, which encodes MLRLTDTDQAMLGGERGDAVALAMRILVRMAEAARASRMIDVTGAHIDSCLYHGEAGLDFAERLSASGGRVVVPTTLNVSSLDLLHPALFRGDGLLAERGRRLMRVYVSMGGRPTFTCAPYQSTRPAQGEHIAWAESNAIVFANSVLGARTDRYGDFIDICAAITGRVPEAGLHLDEHRRAEAVFRIAALPERVCDSELLYPILGHLVGRMTGSLLPAIVGLPSDAPEDGLKALGAAAASSGGVAMFHAVGRTPEAPTLDAALGGGTPKLEVDIDLAMLREARNDLSTATEGPLAAVSVGTPHFSLAEFERLAPLVVGERFVVDFFVNTSRDVLAQAAAAGLVTPLRDAGVEIVTDTCTYITPILRDATGVVMTNSGKWAYYAPGNLGVEVAFGSLEECVASAAAGTIKRDESVWA